From a single Stackebrandtia endophytica genomic region:
- a CDS encoding peptidoglycan D,D-transpeptidase FtsI family protein translates to MNAPLRRVTIVVVVLFALLFINLNWVQFAQNDFYENNAYNNRVTIAEYSRPRGSILAGGKTLADSVPAEGDDVYKYQRQYPLNEPFAHLTGYQSLIYGDGGLESVYNGILSGSDPRLFVDRLSEMFTGTQVSGGNVLLTIDPDLQVAAWDAIRGLKDGQVGAAVVVDPRTGQILAQVSTPSFDPNPLASQVPGESQAAWDSYTGEDSGNPMLDRSTGEVYPPGSTMKIVVAAAALAAGMTPDTKIPSGNEYKAPNAGTTITNAADQCPEQELTLQEALTRSCNTSFARLCVEELGADAVARMAESFGFGDRFTTPLGVAASSYGDLSDPAYLAQACIGQHDVRTTVMQNALVSAAIANGGTMMSPQLIEKIQAPDQTTLELGPEDKYGDVVSGSIAADLRKMMESVVESGTGTGGSARVDGYTVGGKTGTAQRGTDDQGVDLPEHGWFTGYGFDSNGEPAVAVSVFLSSAGNGGSNAATQIAGDLMRMVLQ, encoded by the coding sequence GTGAATGCGCCGCTGCGTCGCGTCACAATCGTCGTGGTTGTGCTGTTCGCTCTGTTGTTCATCAATCTGAACTGGGTGCAGTTCGCTCAGAACGACTTCTACGAGAACAACGCCTACAACAACCGGGTGACCATCGCGGAGTATTCGCGGCCGCGCGGTTCGATCCTGGCCGGTGGGAAGACGTTGGCCGACAGTGTTCCGGCCGAGGGTGACGACGTGTACAAGTATCAGCGGCAATACCCGCTGAACGAGCCGTTCGCCCACCTCACCGGCTACCAGTCGTTGATCTACGGTGACGGCGGGCTGGAGAGCGTCTACAACGGGATCCTGTCCGGCTCCGATCCGCGCCTGTTCGTCGACCGGCTCAGCGAGATGTTCACCGGCACCCAGGTCAGTGGCGGAAACGTGTTGTTGACGATCGACCCGGACCTGCAGGTGGCGGCCTGGGACGCGATTCGCGGTCTCAAGGACGGCCAGGTCGGTGCCGCGGTGGTCGTGGATCCCCGCACCGGCCAGATCCTCGCGCAGGTCTCGACGCCGTCGTTCGACCCGAATCCGTTGGCCAGTCAGGTTCCCGGTGAATCACAGGCTGCCTGGGACAGCTACACGGGTGAGGACAGCGGCAACCCGATGTTGGATCGCAGTACCGGTGAGGTGTATCCGCCCGGTTCCACGATGAAGATCGTGGTCGCGGCGGCCGCGTTGGCCGCGGGCATGACCCCCGACACGAAGATCCCCTCCGGCAACGAGTACAAGGCGCCGAACGCGGGAACCACGATCACCAACGCCGCCGATCAGTGTCCGGAACAGGAGTTGACGCTTCAGGAGGCGTTGACCCGGTCGTGCAACACCTCGTTCGCGCGATTGTGCGTGGAGGAGCTGGGCGCCGACGCGGTGGCCCGGATGGCCGAGTCGTTCGGTTTCGGTGATCGGTTCACCACTCCGTTGGGCGTTGCGGCCAGCAGCTATGGTGACCTGTCCGATCCCGCGTATCTGGCGCAGGCGTGCATCGGTCAGCACGACGTGCGGACGACGGTGATGCAGAACGCGCTGGTATCGGCGGCGATCGCCAACGGGGGGACGATGATGTCCCCGCAGTTGATCGAGAAGATTCAGGCACCCGACCAGACCACATTGGAACTGGGGCCCGAGGACAAGTACGGTGATGTCGTCAGCGGTTCGATCGCCGCGGATCTGCGCAAGATGATGGAAAGCGTCGTCGAGAGCGGCACCGGTACCGGTGGCAGCGCCCGAGTCGACGGGTACACCGTCGGCGGAAAGACCGGAACCGCGCAACGTGGCACCGACGATCAGGGAGTCGACCTGCCCGAGCACGGTTGGTTCACCGGTTACGGCTTTGATTCCAACGGGGAACCGGCAGTCGCGGTGTCGGTCTTCCTGTCCAGCGCCGGAAATGGCGGCAGCAATGCCGCCACCCAGATCGCCGGTGACCTGATGAGGATGGTGCTGCAATGA
- a CDS encoding serine/threonine-protein kinase, whose translation MMSPGNKLGGRYRLDERIATGGMGDVWRATDEVLGRQVAAKVLLPSLLNEPGFVERFRGEARVVATLTHPNIVRVYDYGENPMPGGGQVAYLIMEFIEGEALTARLQQKGRLTVEEALPILAQAAEALDAAHQHGIIHRDVKPGNLLLAPGDKVMLTDFGIARSALTGGLTQAGSVLGTAAYISPEQATGQNITGQADVYSLGIVAYQCLAGRRPYDSDNPVELAMRHVNDTPAPLPPDVSEPARQFVDRALSKDLSARFATGQAMADAARAALSGTTVPGGMPAAGGGYAPGVASGSAVPPPGRGLDDRTSVGMPFDPATPAPQQKRNRMMLFVAIAVLLVVVAAAGVYALVSGNQGADANLADGEETTSQSAEESADTGMSIDVATYLNQNPQQVKAELEELGYETVTIDGTGMFVSDVTPNEPAGFETPITVHASMTKVNPDDPGTGPGDDQSDGPGSSDPSDDSSCLGVLCIPE comes from the coding sequence ATGATGAGTCCGGGCAACAAGCTCGGTGGCCGGTATCGGCTCGACGAGCGTATTGCCACCGGCGGCATGGGGGATGTGTGGCGTGCCACCGATGAGGTGTTGGGGCGCCAGGTCGCGGCCAAGGTGTTGTTGCCGTCCCTGTTGAACGAGCCGGGCTTCGTCGAACGATTCCGTGGCGAGGCACGGGTCGTGGCCACCCTGACCCACCCCAACATCGTGCGGGTCTACGACTACGGCGAGAACCCGATGCCCGGTGGCGGCCAGGTCGCCTACCTGATCATGGAGTTCATCGAGGGTGAGGCGTTGACGGCTCGCCTGCAACAGAAGGGCCGACTGACCGTCGAGGAGGCGCTGCCGATCCTCGCGCAGGCCGCCGAGGCTCTCGACGCGGCTCACCAGCACGGCATCATCCACCGTGACGTGAAGCCGGGCAACCTGTTGCTGGCCCCCGGTGACAAGGTGATGCTGACCGACTTCGGGATCGCCCGTTCGGCGTTGACCGGCGGTTTGACCCAGGCCGGTTCGGTGTTGGGCACGGCCGCCTACATTTCGCCGGAGCAGGCGACCGGGCAGAACATCACCGGTCAGGCCGACGTCTACTCGTTGGGCATCGTCGCCTATCAGTGTCTGGCGGGCCGGCGTCCGTACGACAGTGACAATCCGGTCGAGCTGGCCATGCGGCACGTCAACGACACTCCCGCTCCGCTGCCGCCGGACGTCTCCGAACCGGCACGGCAGTTCGTCGACCGCGCGCTGTCCAAGGACCTGTCGGCGCGGTTTGCGACCGGTCAGGCCATGGCCGATGCGGCACGTGCCGCACTGTCGGGGACCACGGTGCCCGGCGGGATGCCGGCTGCCGGGGGTGGTTACGCACCCGGAGTGGCTTCGGGTTCGGCGGTTCCGCCGCCCGGACGTGGACTCGACGACCGGACGTCGGTCGGTATGCCGTTCGATCCGGCGACGCCGGCACCGCAGCAGAAGCGCAATCGAATGATGTTGTTCGTGGCGATCGCGGTGTTGCTGGTCGTGGTCGCGGCGGCCGGGGTGTACGCGTTGGTGAGCGGTAATCAGGGTGCCGACGCCAATCTCGCCGATGGTGAGGAGACGACCTCCCAGTCGGCGGAGGAGAGCGCCGACACGGGGATGAGCATCGACGTTGCGACATACCTGAACCAGAATCCTCAGCAGGTGAAGGCTGAGCTGGAGGAACTCGGGTATGAGACCGTGACCATCGACGGAACCGGCATGTTTGTGAGTGATGTCACACCAAATGAACCGGCTGGGTTCGAAACCCCCATAACGGTTCACGCGAGTATGACAAAGGTGAATCCCGACGACCCGGGAACCGGGCCTGGCGACGACCAGTCCGACGGCCCGGGCAGTTCCGACCCGAGCGATGATTCCAGTTGCCTGGGCGTCCTCTGTATTCCCGAGTAG
- a CDS encoding radical SAM/SPASM domain-containing protein, with protein sequence MQRSFYTVISKNAYRAPDGGLYRFIYATRTATAAAFPSTVLDALEAGDPQSIDVESLDQLRDILAVDDEGVDELGAVLDHQRARSRDYRERNFTLLPTSYCNMGCEYCGQLHRKGGLPRNHRDSIAERVVSAIEDPATESLFVNWFGAEPLVGYPVIRELSQKFTAKCAELGKAYRAAMVTNGSLLTHEKAVALHREDRVVQFEITLDGPKRIHDVHRPMKNGKGSFDHIITVLRECLADPQLADLNFTIRTNVDVNNVDWVPEYIEEIHGHGLAQPNVAFYFAPVYPWGNDVSAVEIDRREFSHRQVEWYTTMNELGIGITLLPEHVTGSVCIATNRGNEVISSTGNVFSCSEHPLVPQYEATAGIAKLGTLQLPIRPVGQFDDWHDSIEAGESDCRGCKMLPVCGGACPKQWRDGNVACPPFKYTVQERFDLMARFNGFTVEAKEAV encoded by the coding sequence ATGCAGCGATCCTTCTACACCGTCATCAGTAAGAACGCCTACCGTGCCCCCGACGGTGGACTATATCGATTCATCTACGCCACCCGGACCGCGACGGCCGCCGCGTTCCCCAGCACCGTGTTGGACGCCCTCGAAGCAGGCGATCCACAGTCGATAGACGTCGAATCGTTGGACCAGCTGCGCGACATCCTCGCCGTCGACGACGAGGGCGTCGACGAACTCGGTGCCGTGCTCGACCATCAACGCGCCCGGTCCCGCGACTATCGGGAACGCAACTTCACTCTGTTGCCGACCTCGTACTGCAACATGGGTTGCGAATACTGCGGGCAGCTGCATCGAAAGGGCGGGCTGCCCCGAAACCATCGCGACTCCATCGCCGAACGGGTCGTCTCGGCCATTGAGGACCCGGCCACCGAATCGCTGTTCGTCAACTGGTTCGGGGCCGAGCCGCTGGTGGGCTATCCGGTCATCCGGGAGTTGAGTCAGAAGTTCACCGCCAAGTGCGCTGAACTGGGCAAGGCGTACCGGGCGGCCATGGTCACCAACGGTTCCCTGTTGACCCACGAGAAGGCGGTGGCGCTGCATCGCGAGGACCGGGTGGTGCAGTTCGAGATCACCCTGGACGGCCCGAAGCGCATCCACGACGTCCACCGGCCCATGAAGAACGGCAAGGGATCGTTCGACCACATCATCACCGTGTTGCGTGAGTGCCTCGCCGATCCGCAGCTGGCGGACCTCAACTTCACGATACGAACCAATGTAGACGTCAACAACGTCGACTGGGTCCCCGAGTACATCGAGGAGATCCACGGACACGGTCTGGCCCAACCGAATGTGGCCTTCTACTTCGCGCCGGTCTACCCCTGGGGCAACGACGTCTCCGCCGTAGAGATCGACAGGCGCGAATTCAGTCACCGGCAGGTCGAGTGGTACACCACCATGAACGAACTCGGCATCGGAATCACCCTGCTGCCCGAGCACGTCACCGGATCGGTGTGCATCGCGACCAACCGGGGAAACGAGGTCATCAGCAGCACCGGCAACGTGTTCTCCTGCTCCGAGCATCCGCTGGTCCCGCAGTATGAGGCCACCGCGGGAATCGCGAAACTGGGAACCCTGCAATTGCCGATTCGACCCGTCGGCCAGTTCGACGACTGGCACGACAGTATCGAGGCCGGTGAATCGGATTGTCGAGGCTGCAAGATGCTGCCGGTATGCGGCGGTGCCTGTCCGAAACAGTGGCGTGACGGCAATGTCGCCTGCCCGCCGTTCAAATACACCGTGCAGGAACGGTTCGACCTGATGGCCCGGTTCAACGGCTTCACCGTCGAGGCGAAGGAAGCCGTGTGA
- the pknB gene encoding Stk1 family PASTA domain-containing Ser/Thr kinase translates to MTAQPRLLGGRYEIGGVLGYGGMAEVHRGRDLRLGRDVAIKMLRNDLARDETFLTRFRREAQNAASLNHPSIVAVYDTGEDAGNSAVPYIVMEYVEGRTLKEVLTAEGRLAPRRACEMVADVCAALDFSHRHQIIHRDVKPGNVMLATNGQVKVMDFGIARAMAAGQATMTQTSAVIGTAQYLSPEQARGETVDRRSDVYATGCLLFELLCGDPPFTGDNPVSVAYQHVREAPRTPSSINPDVPPSVDAIVLKALAKNPANRYQTAGEMRDDLERAIAGRPVMATPLMGDDERTQLLAGASDDETRAVPAAVEEPRKNRKGVIALWTVASLLLVAALGYGFWYLTEGSKVDVPNVVGEEQEVAEAAIREAGLVPTAVPVLSEDDQEGLVVTQSPDGLERVSVGSEVRLEVGTGSGLVEVPDLSGAKTTNEVIDLLNDVNLSVTFEDVDGVEPGFVSQDPPKGEKVEPKTKVTVEWSRGNLSQVPNVVGETEDNACNTLSNNGFSCSVTYVTGDRPLGTVLSQDPGAGQEREGGQVNLTVVGVSVPSLVGMTIEEAQAAMPDGLTLSPPDGAEPDWEITSQSPSDGDVVKGGTTVTVEAESSGGLPTG, encoded by the coding sequence ATGACGGCGCAGCCAAGACTGCTCGGCGGCCGGTACGAGATCGGTGGCGTCCTCGGCTATGGAGGCATGGCTGAGGTACATCGCGGTCGCGACCTGCGCCTGGGGCGGGACGTCGCCATCAAGATGCTGCGCAACGACTTGGCGCGGGACGAGACCTTCCTGACCCGGTTCCGACGCGAAGCCCAGAACGCGGCCTCCTTGAACCATCCTTCGATCGTCGCCGTGTACGACACCGGTGAGGACGCCGGTAACAGCGCGGTCCCCTACATCGTCATGGAGTACGTCGAGGGGCGCACCCTCAAAGAGGTGTTGACGGCGGAGGGCCGCCTGGCACCTCGGCGGGCCTGCGAGATGGTCGCCGACGTATGCGCGGCGCTGGACTTCAGCCACCGCCACCAGATCATTCACCGGGATGTCAAGCCCGGCAACGTCATGCTGGCGACCAACGGCCAGGTCAAGGTGATGGACTTCGGCATCGCCCGCGCCATGGCTGCCGGTCAGGCCACCATGACGCAGACCTCGGCGGTCATCGGGACCGCGCAGTACCTGTCGCCGGAGCAGGCGCGCGGTGAGACCGTCGACCGCCGCTCCGACGTCTACGCCACCGGCTGTCTGTTGTTCGAGCTGCTGTGTGGTGACCCGCCGTTCACCGGTGACAATCCGGTCAGCGTCGCGTATCAGCACGTTCGGGAGGCCCCCCGCACTCCGAGCTCCATCAACCCGGATGTTCCGCCGTCGGTGGACGCGATCGTGTTGAAGGCGTTGGCGAAGAACCCCGCGAATCGGTACCAGACCGCCGGGGAGATGCGCGACGACCTGGAGCGCGCGATCGCGGGTCGACCGGTCATGGCGACCCCGTTGATGGGGGACGACGAACGTACTCAGCTGCTGGCGGGTGCCTCCGACGATGAGACTCGGGCGGTTCCGGCAGCGGTGGAGGAGCCGCGCAAGAACCGCAAGGGCGTTATCGCACTGTGGACGGTGGCGTCGTTGTTGCTGGTCGCGGCGTTGGGCTACGGGTTCTGGTATCTCACCGAGGGCAGCAAGGTCGATGTGCCCAATGTGGTCGGTGAGGAGCAGGAGGTCGCGGAGGCCGCGATCCGGGAGGCGGGCCTGGTGCCCACCGCCGTTCCGGTGTTGTCCGAGGACGATCAGGAGGGGCTCGTCGTCACGCAGAGTCCCGACGGTCTCGAACGGGTCTCGGTGGGCTCGGAGGTGAGGTTGGAGGTCGGCACCGGTAGCGGCTTGGTCGAGGTCCCGGACCTGTCGGGGGCCAAGACCACCAACGAAGTCATCGACTTGCTCAACGACGTGAATCTGAGTGTCACCTTCGAGGATGTCGACGGTGTCGAACCCGGCTTCGTGTCGCAGGATCCGCCGAAGGGCGAGAAGGTCGAGCCCAAGACGAAGGTCACGGTCGAGTGGTCGAGGGGAAACCTGAGCCAGGTGCCGAACGTGGTCGGGGAAACCGAGGACAACGCCTGCAACACACTGTCCAACAATGGTTTCAGCTGTTCGGTCACCTATGTCACCGGTGATCGTCCGCTCGGTACGGTGTTGAGCCAGGATCCGGGTGCCGGTCAGGAACGCGAGGGCGGCCAGGTCAACCTGACGGTGGTCGGGGTGTCGGTGCCGAGTCTGGTCGGCATGACCATCGAGGAGGCTCAAGCGGCGATGCCGGACGGGCTGACCCTGTCGCCACCCGACGGAGCCGAACCCGATTGGGAGATCACGAGTCAGAGTCCCAGTGACGGCGACGTCGTCAAGGGGGGAACCACGGTGACGGTCGAGGCCGAGTCCAGTGGTGGCCTACCGACCGGTTAG
- a CDS encoding AfsR/SARP family transcriptional regulator — MARLDHSISTVRFGVLGQVRICGTEDVLPATYLRRGLLALLLLHGNQLVPQERIIRLLWSQPPLSARANLRSQLSQLRHDLDEAVPGLSNRITVQRSARGGGGGGIRMAIDEREVDLLEVERLVTAAQLNVKQRDSVTESLFQCHRAANLWRGDFGVDLPDTDWFRAKSAAMAELRCVMAETLHTAELTTGHYHHALVGLNTAIAEYPYRDRLWLLLVGGYFLAGQPTKALDSMRSCRSKYREVGLDAPSVLVQLHRPMLDDDRAAVKAILQIL, encoded by the coding sequence ATGGCGCGACTAGATCACTCGATATCCACCGTGCGGTTCGGCGTACTCGGCCAGGTGAGGATCTGCGGCACCGAGGACGTCCTTCCGGCGACCTACCTGCGACGGGGGTTGCTCGCGCTGTTGTTGTTGCACGGCAACCAGTTGGTGCCTCAGGAACGGATCATCCGGTTGTTGTGGTCGCAGCCGCCCCTATCGGCCCGCGCCAATCTGCGAAGTCAACTGTCTCAACTGCGGCATGATCTCGACGAGGCCGTGCCGGGGCTGTCGAATCGGATCACGGTGCAGCGGTCGGCTCGCGGTGGCGGTGGTGGTGGCATTCGGATGGCGATCGATGAGCGTGAGGTCGACCTGTTGGAGGTCGAGAGGCTGGTGACGGCGGCGCAGTTGAACGTCAAGCAGCGGGATTCGGTGACCGAGTCGCTGTTTCAGTGCCATCGCGCCGCCAACCTGTGGCGTGGTGACTTCGGGGTCGATCTGCCCGACACCGACTGGTTTCGCGCCAAGAGCGCCGCGATGGCGGAGTTGCGGTGCGTCATGGCCGAGACCCTGCACACCGCGGAGTTGACGACCGGGCACTACCACCACGCTCTGGTGGGCTTGAACACCGCGATCGCCGAATACCCGTACCGCGACCGATTGTGGCTGCTGCTGGTCGGTGGATATTTCCTCGCGGGTCAACCGACGAAGGCGTTGGACTCGATGCGTTCCTGCCGGTCGAAGTATCGAGAGGTGGGACTCGACGCCCCGTCGGTATTGGTGCAGCTGCATCGTCCGATGCTTGACGATGATCGCGCCGCTGTTAAGGCGATTCTCCAGATCCTCTGA
- a CDS encoding MFS transporter, giving the protein MLINRPYRLMLAINIISAHGYSGVNNAWRIWIGAVLLAGVTFSPMVIAAVSLAATIATILTAPWAGAVTERLNKWRVAITAEYVDAGAFLIGGLLLWFGSELHWWFAVAVIAVTATVRAISESFNDAAGMVIFRGIVPERQFGKGVGYLQAASASGNSVGPAVGATLLALSNIVFVYLVSMCASLANIVMLRRMRRTSGVSLDPMADTASRLSVRRTGGDVMESIRIVGRDRHLRNIFIQSMIVSGAMAMFVTVELFFILENLRVDAWWYGVAVGLFGAGTFLGSLAASQVSDRFDAGTLVWVLLATSGVTLLVLSRMTALEFALPLNVLFGLSVGALNSVLAPLFLRLTAPEFTARVSSLFSTVSRSSSLLFTAVSSGLAGTVLVGLNEQWGWIRFQRIDVLFAAAGLCLLVAAGWSRYGLAGVSAEAADRREAAKAGTE; this is encoded by the coding sequence GTGTTGATCAACCGGCCCTACCGGCTGATGTTGGCCATCAACATCATCAGCGCCCACGGCTACTCCGGCGTCAACAACGCCTGGCGTATCTGGATCGGCGCGGTGCTGCTGGCCGGCGTGACGTTCTCCCCGATGGTGATCGCCGCGGTGTCGTTGGCGGCCACCATCGCCACGATCCTCACCGCGCCGTGGGCCGGCGCCGTCACCGAGCGATTGAACAAGTGGCGGGTCGCCATCACTGCGGAGTACGTCGACGCGGGCGCCTTCCTGATCGGCGGATTGTTGCTGTGGTTCGGATCCGAGCTGCACTGGTGGTTCGCGGTCGCGGTGATCGCGGTGACTGCGACGGTGCGGGCGATCTCGGAGTCGTTCAACGACGCCGCCGGGATGGTGATCTTTCGCGGCATCGTCCCGGAACGACAGTTCGGCAAGGGAGTGGGTTACCTTCAGGCCGCCAGCGCCTCCGGCAACAGTGTCGGTCCGGCGGTCGGTGCGACCCTGCTGGCGTTGTCGAACATCGTCTTCGTCTACCTGGTGAGCATGTGCGCCAGCCTGGCCAACATCGTCATGCTGCGCAGAATGCGCCGGACGTCCGGGGTGAGTCTGGATCCGATGGCCGACACCGCGAGCCGTTTGAGTGTGCGACGAACCGGCGGCGACGTCATGGAGTCCATTCGCATCGTCGGTCGGGATCGCCACCTGCGCAACATCTTCATCCAGTCGATGATCGTCAGCGGCGCGATGGCGATGTTCGTGACGGTGGAACTGTTCTTCATCCTGGAGAACCTGCGGGTCGACGCGTGGTGGTACGGCGTGGCCGTCGGCCTGTTCGGAGCGGGCACCTTCCTGGGCTCGCTGGCGGCCTCGCAGGTGTCCGACCGATTCGATGCGGGAACCCTGGTCTGGGTGCTGTTGGCGACCAGCGGCGTCACGTTGCTGGTGTTGTCGCGCATGACGGCGCTGGAGTTCGCGTTGCCGTTGAACGTCCTGTTCGGATTGAGTGTCGGCGCGTTGAACTCGGTGCTGGCACCGCTGTTCCTGCGGTTGACCGCGCCGGAGTTCACCGCCCGGGTCAGTTCGTTGTTCAGCACGGTGTCGCGCAGCAGTTCGCTGTTGTTCACCGCGGTCAGTAGCGGCCTCGCGGGGACCGTCCTGGTAGGACTGAATGAGCAGTGGGGATGGATTCGGTTTCAACGCATCGACGTACTGTTCGCCGCGGCCGGTCTCTGCCTGCTGGTGGCGGCCGGATGGTCCCGATACGGACTGGCCGGGGTCTCCGCCGAGGCCGCCGACCGTCGCGAGGCGGCGAAGGCCGGCACCGAATGA
- the fahA gene encoding fumarylacetoacetase — MSWVEGAADSLYSVHHLPYGVFSTRDDASPRIGVRIGDQVLDVRALVSGSSCPGCTTCSALGAANLNPLLAAGSETWGKVRSQLQEALTNVELKATVSQLLTPVSRVIMHMPFTPADYVDFYSSEHHAVNLGKIFRPNGDPLMPNWKHLPVGYHGRAGTLVPSGTEIVRPSGQRRTPEGDLTFGPSARLDIEAEVGFVVGAPSQLGSSVAADGFTEHVFGVVLVNDWSARDIQAWEYQPLGPFLGKSFATSIGTWVTPLDALAAARVPAPVQEPAVLPYLKESDRYGYDITLSVNWNGTEVARPPFAEMYWTPAQQLAHMTVNGASLRPGDFYASGTVSGPQPHQRGSFLELTWSGNEPVTLADGSIRTFLVDGDTVSITATAPGPRGTTIGLGDVTGTIRPAIG, encoded by the coding sequence GTGAGCTGGGTCGAAGGCGCTGCCGACAGTCTCTACAGCGTTCACCATCTGCCCTACGGTGTCTTCTCCACCCGAGATGACGCGTCACCCCGTATCGGTGTCCGCATCGGCGACCAAGTCCTGGATGTTCGGGCGCTGGTCTCCGGCAGCAGCTGCCCCGGATGCACCACCTGCTCGGCGCTGGGTGCGGCCAACCTGAATCCGTTGCTGGCGGCGGGAAGCGAAACCTGGGGCAAGGTGCGCAGCCAACTTCAGGAGGCGCTCACCAACGTCGAGTTGAAGGCCACCGTCTCGCAGTTGTTGACGCCGGTCTCGCGGGTCATCATGCACATGCCGTTCACTCCGGCGGACTATGTGGACTTCTACTCCTCGGAGCACCACGCCGTCAACCTGGGCAAGATCTTCCGTCCGAACGGCGACCCGTTGATGCCCAACTGGAAGCACCTTCCGGTCGGCTACCACGGTCGCGCGGGGACCCTGGTCCCGTCGGGCACCGAGATCGTGCGCCCCAGTGGACAGCGCCGTACCCCCGAGGGCGACCTGACGTTCGGCCCCAGTGCCCGTCTCGACATCGAGGCCGAGGTCGGTTTCGTCGTCGGCGCGCCGTCGCAGCTCGGCTCCTCGGTCGCCGCCGACGGGTTCACCGAACACGTCTTCGGCGTCGTCCTGGTCAACGACTGGTCGGCCCGTGACATCCAGGCCTGGGAGTACCAACCGCTGGGTCCGTTCCTGGGCAAGTCGTTCGCGACGTCCATCGGAACCTGGGTCACCCCGTTGGACGCGTTGGCGGCCGCCCGGGTGCCCGCTCCGGTGCAGGAGCCGGCGGTTCTGCCGTACCTGAAGGAGTCCGACCGGTACGGGTACGACATCACCCTGTCGGTCAACTGGAACGGCACCGAGGTGGCACGTCCCCCGTTCGCGGAGATGTACTGGACCCCCGCGCAGCAGTTGGCTCACATGACGGTCAACGGGGCGTCGCTTCGACCGGGCGACTTCTACGCCTCCGGTACCGTGTCCGGTCCGCAGCCTCACCAACGCGGCAGCTTCCTCGAACTGACCTGGTCGGGCAACGAGCCGGTCACCCTGGCCGACGGTTCCATTCGGACGTTCCTCGTCGACGGGGACACCGTGTCGATCACCGCGACCGCACCGGGACCACGTGGCACCACGATCGGACTGGGTGATGTGACCGGAACGATTCGACCGGCCATCGGCTGA
- a CDS encoding homogentisate 1,2-dioxygenase: protein MPYYRAVGEIPHKRHTQFRQPDGSLYAEELMGQEGFSSDSSLLYHRNLPTAISSSVEYDPQATEPAANHPLKPRHFRTHKLDATGDAILGRRHLLANGDCRISYAVADQPSPLYRNAVGDECIYVESGEATVETTFGAIDVSSGDYLIIPMSTIYRVVPTGEEPLRTLVVESTGHITPPKRYLSVRGQFLEHSPYCERDIRGPEAPLLVDGKDVEVYVQHRGRGSKTIWTKFTYANHPFDVVGWDGHFYPWVLSIHDFEPITGRIHQPPPVHQTFQGPNFVICSFVPRKVDYHPDAIPVPYNHHNVDSDEVLFYTGGNYEARKGSGIEQGSISLHPAGFTHGPQPGAAEHAIGIDYFDELAVMVDTFRPLELCEGAQASEDSAYAWTWNRPPSA, encoded by the coding sequence ATGCCCTACTACCGTGCCGTCGGGGAGATCCCCCACAAGCGACACACCCAGTTTCGGCAACCGGACGGCAGTCTGTACGCCGAGGAACTCATGGGCCAGGAGGGATTCTCATCGGATTCCTCGCTGCTGTATCACCGAAACCTCCCCACGGCGATCTCCTCCAGCGTCGAATACGACCCCCAGGCGACGGAACCGGCGGCCAACCACCCCCTGAAGCCCCGGCATTTCCGCACCCACAAACTCGACGCGACCGGGGACGCGATCCTGGGCCGCCGCCACCTGTTGGCCAACGGCGACTGCCGAATCTCCTACGCGGTGGCCGATCAGCCGTCACCGCTGTACCGCAACGCCGTCGGCGACGAATGCATCTACGTCGAATCCGGTGAAGCCACCGTGGAGACCACTTTCGGCGCCATCGACGTCAGCTCCGGCGACTACTTGATCATTCCGATGTCGACGATCTACCGAGTCGTCCCCACCGGTGAGGAACCACTGCGCACCCTGGTGGTCGAGTCGACCGGTCACATCACCCCGCCGAAGCGGTACCTGTCGGTGCGAGGCCAGTTCCTGGAGCACTCGCCCTACTGCGAACGCGACATTCGCGGTCCGGAGGCTCCGCTGCTGGTCGACGGGAAGGACGTCGAGGTGTACGTCCAGCACCGGGGGCGTGGATCGAAGACGATCTGGACGAAGTTCACCTACGCGAACCACCCGTTCGACGTGGTGGGTTGGGACGGACACTTCTACCCGTGGGTACTGTCCATACACGACTTCGAGCCGATCACCGGCCGCATCCACCAGCCGCCGCCGGTGCACCAGACCTTCCAGGGCCCCAACTTCGTGATCTGCTCGTTCGTGCCGCGCAAGGTCGACTACCACCCCGACGCGATCCCGGTGCCCTACAACCACCACAACGTCGACTCCGACGAGGTGCTGTTCTACACCGGTGGAAACTATGAGGCCCGCAAGGGATCGGGGATCGAACAGGGCTCCATCTCTCTGCACCCGGCCGGGTTCACCCACGGCCCGCAGCCCGGCGCCGCCGAGCACGCCATCGGTATCGACTACTTCGACGAGTTGGCGGTCATGGTCGACACGTTCCGACCGTTGGAGCTGTGCGAGGGCGCGCAGGCCAGCGAGGACTCCGCCTACGCCTGGACCTGGAACCGGCCGCCCTCGGCCTGA